A single window of Manduca sexta isolate Smith_Timp_Sample1 chromosome 15, JHU_Msex_v1.0, whole genome shotgun sequence DNA harbors:
- the LOC115440061 gene encoding anamorsin homolog, protein MEVVKAGDNVLIIWNKDVVDEITNLVNEIKTAVQGGTVVLENSEVISEGARQHSSFDIVLSNWLAPHTVQHTDELLAIIVKLLKPSGKLLLKDTTDLTTTLKLNGFINITKNADNIYLAEKPKFEVGSKASLKLNGKIAATVWKLDSTVEEAWKGANDDDIIDENQLLEEEDLQRPDQESLRVCSTTGKRKACADCSCGLAEELRGEVKDTPKSSCGSCYLGDAFRCATCPYLGMPAFKPGEKVLLDLNSDL, encoded by the exons ATGGAAGTTGTGAAAGCTGGCGACAATGTGTTGATTATTTGGAATAAAGATGTTGTAGATGAAATTACAAACTTggtaaacgaaataaaaaccGCAGTTCAAGGTGGAACCGTAGTTCTGGAAAACTCTGAAGTTATTAGCGAAG GTGCAAGACAACATTCGTCATTTGACATAGTATTGTCCAACTGGTTGGCGCCACACACTGTTCAACACACAGATGAACTCTTGGCGATCATAGTAAAACTCTTGAAACCCAGTGGGAAACTGTTACTAAAAGATACCACAGATCTGACCACTACATTGAAGTTAAATgggtttataaatataactaagaatgctgataacatttatttggcagaaaaacctaaatttgAG gtTGGATCAAAGGCATCCTTAAAGCTTAATGGAAAAATAGCAGCTACAGTATGGAAGTTGGACAGCACTGTAGAAGAAGCATGGAAAGGTGCCAATGATGATGACATTATTGATGAAAACCAACTACTTGAAGAAGAGGACCTTCAAAGACCAGACCAGGAGTCTTTAAgag TATGCTCCACTACGGGCAAGCGGAAAGCGTGCGCGGATTGTTCTTGCGGCCTTGCTGAGGAGCTACGTGGCGAGGTGAAGGACACCCCGAAATCTTCCTGTGGAAGT tgtTACTTGGGTGACGCGTTCCGTTGTGCCACGTGTCCGTATTTGGGGATGCCAGCGTTCAAGCCCGGTGAGAAGGTACTTCTCGATCTCAACTCTGATTTATGA
- the LOC115440060 gene encoding ataxin-1, which produces MISASLPGEALAQLQLGPLSHLYPPPPSAGMTPEFLAPPPRPYSRYPPRRPPARDHMPAPLAPAAPTQPFPTVPSYAPFLPHPATYTSYLYRTRAPQPPTNFPLRPRPTSGFVPPAPAPQSPPVSAPAPAPPPREEPPTSPERAAPAPYFCRGALIRLEDGSLRRVEEMRTEDFVMSADRSGDLALTQCTLLRLEERGDKLALTLTYDRNRSKVELESTVEHPFFVYGRGWASCKPERTLAQYGLHVQRLQVGDVCVSLVLRKHAPAAPAAPPAPPVHAAPHPSSAPPQTHPENLSVKEDARKRRWSASDVCEDDRPPAKKR; this is translated from the exons ATGATCTCAGCGAGCCTGCCCGGCGAGGCGCTCGCCCAGCTGCAGCTCGGGCCGCTGAGCCACTTGTACCCTCCCCCGCCGTCGGCCGGCATGACGCCCGAGTTCCtggcgccgccgccgcgtccCTACTCCCGCTACCCGCCGCGGAGGCCGCCGGCGCGCGACCACATGCCGGCGCCGCTCGCGCCTGCAGCACCTACACAGCCGTTCCCGACCGTGCCGAGCTATGCGCCATTCCTGCCTCACCCGGCGACGTACACCTCGTATTTGTACCGCACGCGAGCGCCGCAGCCGCCGACCAACTTCCCACTGCGGCCGCGCCCCACGTCCGGCTTCGTTCCACCAGCGCCAGCGCCTCAATCGCCACCTGTGTCAGCACCCGCACCTGCTCCTCCGCCACGAGAA GAACCGCCAACATCTCCGGAGCGCGCTGCCCCGGCTCCCTACTTCTGCCGAGGTGCACTGATTAGATTAGAGGACGGTTCCTTGCGGCGGGTCGAGGAGATGCGCACTGAAGACTTCGTGATGAGTGCGGATCGCAGCGGCGACCTTGCTCTGACGCAATGCACGCTTTTGCGGCTAGAAGAACGAGGAGACAAGCTGGCTCTTACGCTAACGTATGATAGGAATCGCTCaaag GTGGAGTTAGAGTCGACGGTGGAACATCCTTTCTTTGTGTACGGGCGGGGCTGGGCTTCGTGCAAGCCGGAGCGGACGCTGGCGCAGTACGGGCTGCACGTGCAGAGGCTGCAGGTGGGCGACGTGTGCGTGTCGCTGGTGCTGCGCAAGCACGCGCcggccgcgcccgccgcgccgcccgccccgcCGGTGCACGCAGCGCCGCACCCCTCCTCAGCACCGCCGCAAACACACCCTGAGAACTTGAGCGTCAAAGAAGACGCGCGTAAGAGGCGATGGTCTGCATCCGACGTGTGCGAGGACGATCGCCCTCCCGCCAAAAAGCGTTGA